From the genome of Bicyclus anynana chromosome 20, ilBicAnyn1.1, whole genome shotgun sequence, one region includes:
- the LOC128199234 gene encoding uncharacterized protein LOC128199234 — MENTSEMCVSAFFDSVENEMYEICENYEKLNEVSTLFNSSNDSELNEIMENCLLDSTDDKKLYELCENFENTMIPMQQAIQTSGTLKRPNDSGSNNASKIVKYSEQASSSIENTTFSHEQIEGIKIRCDLCQIYINQKFFVSHLKIHKNNHFKSHASLSNVSLIDSACGQRKISYKINNKTNHPSDLPFKTSEEFINSIKNDILVLIHESIKEYIALKVNFILHADFIQPTKQTTNSFEIKSSNYTIFHGDDLNLFILSLSETFTTKISSFERKDNSWSITNIKLLHMNVNKCNLLRDTSFIDLPQDIKRKKAIINVKNADHMCFKWALLSALYPPANNKTDRISSYRMHCDKLKFDGISFPIKLTDISEVEKQNNISINVFGLEFNKEKKSHSVIGPLYFTKSYKSPHVNLLMISNKSNSHYCYIKNMSRLISKQISKRDHAIYLCDRCLIHFHTQERLDNHRKSYCSYADPTNKNWFGQPSSKNTTKFN; from the exons ATGGAAAATACAAGTGAAATGTGTGTTAGCGCATTCTTTGACTCAGTTGAAAATGAAATGTATGAAATATGTGAAAACTATGAAAAACTCAACGAAGTTAGTACTTTATTTAACTCGTCGAATGATTCAGAACTCAACGAAATCATGGAAAATTGCCTTCTAGATTCTACAGATGACaaaaaactgtatgaattatgtgaaaactttgaaaatactatgat TCCAATGCAGCAAGCGATTCAAACTAGTGGAACTCTTAAACGACCCAATGATTCTGGATCAAACAACGCTtcaaaaatagtgaaatatTCTGAACAAGCCTCATCATCCATTGAAAATACTACTTTTTCACATGAACAAATAGAAGGTATCAAAATAAGATGTGATCTATGCCAAATTTATATTAACCAAAAGTTTTTTGTTAGCCatcttaaaatacataaaaataatcattttaaatctCATGCATCTCTATCAAATGTTTCATTAATAGACTCTGCTTGTGgacaaagaaaaatatcttataaaataaataacaaaactaatCATCCTTCAGACTTACCATTTAAAACGTCTGaagaatttattaattctataaaaaatgatattttagTACTAATACATGAGTCCATCAAAGAATATATTGCActgaaagtaaattttattctgCATGCAGATTTTATACAACcaactaaacaaacaacaaattcaTTCGAAATTAAATCTTCGAACTACACAATTTTTCATGGAGATGAtctaaatctttttattttatcattaagtGAAACTTTTACAACCAAAATAAGTTCTTTTGAGCGAAAGGACAACAGTTGGagcataacaaatataaaacttCTACATatgaatgtaaataaatgtaatctGCTTCGTGATACATCGTTTATTGATTTACCTCaagatataaaaagaaaaaaagctaTAATCAATGTTAAAAATGCTGACCACATGTGTTTCAAATGGGCATTACTTTCTGCTTTATATCCCcctgcaaataataaaacagaCAGAATCTCGTCATACAGAATGCATTGTGATAAACTCAAGTTCGATGGTATCTCTTTTCCGATTAAATTAACTGATATATCTGAAgtagaaaaacaaaacaacataaGTATTAATGTGTTTGGATTAGAATTTAACAAAGAAAAGAAATCGCATAGTGTTATAGGTCCTTTATATTTCACAAAATCATATAAAAGTCCTCATGTTAATTTATTGATGATTTCTAATAAATCGAATTCACATTATtgctatattaaaaatatgtcacgTTTGATTAGTAAACAAATTTCAAAACGGGATCATGCTATTTATCTTTGTGATAGATGTCTTATACATTTTCATACACAAGAGAGATTGGACAATCATCGCAAAAGTTATTGCTCGTATGCTgatccaacaaacaaaaattggtTTGGGCAACCTTCttcaaaaaatacaacaaagttcaattaa